The Lathyrus oleraceus cultivar Zhongwan6 chromosome 5, CAAS_Psat_ZW6_1.0, whole genome shotgun sequence genome includes the window TAGGCAATAATGTATGTGTATATTAAGCTTCTTCTATATATATATGTCTTGAATACAACATGGTTACATGAAGTTCAATAGATTAGCTTGAACTCCAAACAAAATGAACTCATGACTAACACTATCACAACAATCATAAACATTACAACAAAGTATACATAAAAAAAGAACCAAAGAATCAATCAAATGAACAAACTCAACTACTTGGTTCAATTTGAATCTTGCAACTATTTTGATTAGAACAAAACCTTTCATCAAAATCAGAAACAATCTCATCAAGAGTAAGCAACAATCCCGAAGAGAAACTAAGACAAGGTTTCACTTTAGGCACAACAAGAGGCACACCTTCATTGTTAAGAATCTGCAAAACTCTTCTCATAGAAGGCCTTTCATCACTATTTGGATTTGCACAACTCAAACCTAACAACAACATCTTCTCCATTTCAACCTCATCGAACTCGCCGTTCAATCTTTTATCAACCGCTTCGATAATCTTCCCTTTCGCGTAAAGTCCCCAAACGAAATCAACCAAATTCACCATCTCTTGACCCTCTTTGTCAATCGGCCTTCTACCGCAAGCAACCTCAAGAACAACGACTCCGAAGCTAAAAACATCGGTCTTATCGGTTGCTTTACCGTATTGAAGATACTCGGGAGCTAGGTATCCCATTGTTCCCGCCGTTAGCGTCGAAACCGGACTCTTATCGTGATCCATAAGTTTCGCCAATCCAAAATCACCTAACCTTGGATTCAAATTTCCATCTAACAATATATTCGCCGTCTTAATATCTCTATGAATCACTCTTTGCTCACACTCTTGATGCAAATAAGCTAAAACAGAAGCCAAACCAACAACAATGTTAAACCTTTGAACCCAACTCAACAAAACACCACACTCAATAGCTTCTCTATAAAGCAACTTATCTAAACTTCCATTCACCATAAACTCATAAACAAGCAACAACTCATTTTTCTCAACACACCAACCTAAAAGTTGAACCAAATTCTTGTGTCGTAAACCAGCTATAATCGATAACTCGGATAAAAACTCGGTTTTCCCTTCATGTGAATGTCTTGATCTTTTAACAGCAGCAACTGTTCCAGAAGAAACAAACAAAGCCTTATAAACAGTCCCAAATGAACCATTCCCTATTATCCTTGAACCATGAAACCCTTTTGTAGCAAACTTCAATTCCTTGTAACCAAACTCTGTAGGACACCCCATAGAGTTTTTACTCTTGTTAACCTTCCTTAAACTACTCCATTTCCTATAAGAAAAAAAGCCTAAAACAAATAACAGCAGAAAGAAAAAAGATGGACCCACAATAGCAACACATAAACCAATCACAAATCTCTTTCCATGACTTTTTTTTGTCGAATTTGAAGCAGGTATATCCTCATTTTCATAGCCCACATGGTGAAAGCTTGAATTTTTATCTTGAGTTTGATTAATATCTAAAAACTGAGAAGATTCAAAGCTCCAATTCATGATTTGTTGAAGCTCTGTACTTCCTAAAGCAGAACCCAAAAACCCAACATAGAGAAACTCAACATCCTTGAAATACTCAGAAAGATCAAAACCAACACTCAAAACAGGTTTTTCAGGTTTCGAAAAAGTTGAATTTGCATAGCTCAAGAAAACAGTGAAGTTTGTGTTGAAACCATTATAGTCAATCCAAGAAGTGATCAAGTTTTCACTCGTGAGATTGAAATCAATGGTTTTTTGGACTGAAGTGTTGAAATATAAACTAATTTGGTTGTTGTTTGTGTGAAAATCGAGGGAGATGAAAGGGGTGGTGGAATTGAGGAAGAACGAGAAGTGGTTGGGTGAGGAAGAAGGAGGGTTTGGGTTTGAGTTAGTGATGGAGAAAGTGAAGTTGGTGGAGAAAGAGAAAGAGGAATTGGGTATATGAGAAATGGGGTTGTTGTAAAGGAGGGTGCCGGAGGTGGAAGCCGGGACGGTGGTGGAGCGAGTGAGTCCAACAACGCCGTCGTGGAGGAAGGAGTCGCCGAGGAGGGTTATGTTGCGGAGTGTGAAAGAAGGGAAGTTGAAGGTTGTGTTTTGGGAGAGTGTGGTTgggaagaggaagaagaagaggagcGTGATGAGGGTGGTGGTTTGAGACAtggatgatggtgatgatgattGAGACATGTTCGTAGGTTTGTTTGGAGTAAACTATGTGACTGATGTTGTGTCATTTGGTTGGTGTTATTGATGATGTTTGTTTATAAAAGGGAAAATGTGGGAATGGGATTGCAACGGTTGTATAAATTAGGATATGACTATTGTCTTTTTATAAGCACATGTGGAGGAGTGGAAATTATATGTCTCAAACTTTCTTCTTGTTTTCTTAATTTTAAGTGTTTGTTTACAAATATCActaaagataaaataaaatgtAAGCAAAATTTAGAAAAAATACATGGGTTTAagtttttaatatttttaattttttctttttttctttttttgagtaGTAACATCCTATGAAAGTTTTTTTTCTTCTAGAAAATTCATTCTCATACAATTACATTGTTTTATTCAAGTGTTGTGTATAATTCGGATAGAGACATATAAAACTTTAATGATTGGACACTTGTGGAGTTTTGTACATATGAATAAGAGTTGATATGATCCATTATACTATAGAGTAAAATAATTGTATATGATTTTGTACTACACTAAGAGTTGTCGAGTATTATTTGTATTAGTGTATCGCACACAACTTATGGTTTTGTACTTTGTGTATCAATTTTGCCTATAATATTTGAATTCATTATCTtcaaagagaaaacatcaaagtTATTTATTAAAGAATAATCTTTTACAAAATTGATCATTGAAGAGGATAAAATGTGAACTATGTTGCATTGAATTGACCAATAAAACATGATGATATCTTGAATAGCCCTTAAGGATAGAGAAACATTAACTAAAGGATAACAATGCGAAATCTTCAAAATGTGTGCCTAAATCATGCTTTTTGAAGATGCTTACAAGGTGTCAAATTATATCTTTCTAATTTATCTTGACTTCATATGATCATTCTCATAGGTAGATGAACATGTTCTTCTTAGAATATAAGTAATTTAGACTCTTTTCAATAACTTTATACGCAATACAATTATTCTTTAACATCTTGTTATTTTAAAAAGCAAAGTTAGAGGACATTGTTCTTTGAATGAATTTTGGTTCAACAATCTTCCAATTTTAATGAGGAAAAAAATGTATATTGAAAAAACAATTTTAACATTTTAAAAGATAACAAATCATAGAGGATATGGCCAAAAGATCCCTTATACTATTCCaaaatttaaagtaaaaatgacGTGTGAAAACAATATTTTTCAATAAAAATGAGAGGCAATTTCTTAAAACGGGTGAGTTGAATTTTTTTTAACAATCTTAACAATTATCAAAGTATATTATCTTCCATTTAAATCAAATATTTTTTCCTCCGTTTTTATGAAAGAAAAAGAGTGGTAAAGACTTTTAGAAGATATAAAATAATTTGGTTTTGTTAGTGTGAAAATCAAGGAAACGAAAAGGGCGGTGGAACTAAGAAAACAAGATAAGTGGTTGAGTGTGGAAGAATGAGGGTTTGGGTTTGAATTATTGATGAAAAAAGTGAAACTTGTGGTGATGGTCGAAGACATGGGTGATAAGGATTCTGACATATTCATAGAGATTTTTTTTGGAGTAAACTATGTGAATAATATAGTGTCATTTGATTGTTATGATGTGTGTTTATAAAAGAAAAATTTGAGATTACAATGGTTgcataaattttaaaaaataaaataataactTAACATAAGGAAATAACTTCATACTTTTATCTTAAAAAATAAACTTAATTAGTTTCGTGGTATCTTGACTTAATGTAAAGTTTTATTTTGATCTATCGATTAATGAATATTATTAATCGAATATTATTTTTTAGTTCCGATAAAATGATTCGGTTAGtctatttaatttttttttgttaaattTTAACCATAATGTTAACTTATACATATGTGTTAACTCAATTAGCAAATTTACAAACACTGAATCAACAAACCTCCATAGAACGTGTTCTTCCACTTTCTTCCAAACCACTTCATGAGAATGGAGAATTTCTAGGGTTTCCTATAAAATTTTCTAAatcattcatcttcatttttaTTCAATTTATATTTAAGTTATCTTCTTTTCAAGCTGTGATTTCTCCGAGTTTGTCTTAAGATTGGTTCTTATCCAAATTATCTTCATTTTTAATTCTGAAAAGGTCAAAAGAGGTCTATTGAAGCAAACCACCAAATGCGAAGTACTCAAAGATATTCAATCACATGGAGATATATTTGAGTATCAATTTTTACTCTAACTGTGTGTAGATAAATCGATTGAAATATTTGGGAAATAAATGCAGAAGAGTAAAATTAATAGAATAATAAAGCATGATAGAGGTACATGTTAATCTATCTCGACATACTCAATTGTCTTTCCAAAATCAAATACGAGAAAACATAGTGAGTTATAGAAAAATAGATAAAATTGTACAGCACCTACTTTCGTAGCGTGTGTACTCTGTTAGATGAATAACTCATCTGCTTTCGATAACCTGAATTAGTCATTTGAGAACTCGTATTTTTGGCACATCTATAAGACTTTCTCAACCGAGAGCGAGACACCTTATCACGTGGGTGCCTCAAACACATCTTTCTCAACCAAGAGTTAGACGCCTTGCCAGTGACACCACAACTTGGTTGCTTAGCAATCCTCTCTTAGATACCAAGTTATTACCTTTCAGTATATGATCGGTATCTGAGTTGCCTTTGCTTTCCCAACTGACATGAGTATGTTTAAGCACTAGGATTCTAAAATAACtttttgcttgtgttttctcGTTATTCATATATGGATGATTCAATTGGGTTTTTTCTTGAGATAGGTCTTACGACCCTTTATCCCTAATCGACTACTCACTCATAGTGAGATTGATTTCAATCAAATAAAGTAAAGACATATCATGCATATAAAAACAAAGCAATAGTAATGGAAGATTAAACCTGAATGGTGACAATGCTTTGAATTATAATATGAAAAAACTCCACTAACACTTGATGCTCTTATAATAAAGTAGAATTTGTAGCAAAGTAACACAAAGAAACATAGAACAAGAGCTTCATGGTGGAAAATAAACTTAGAGAGTGAAAGAGTAAAGATTGATGATTGCTAACAATGATTCAAGGTCTATTTATAGCCTCTACACACATTCAAGACCCTAAATTCGTGTAAACGACACTTAAGGTTATTAAATGCTTGAAATGGAACAACTTGGAGGCACCAATAGTATCAAAATGTCCAAAACTCCAAGAGTTTGTAACCACTGTTGGGCTAAGCACGAATCGTGTCAGGAAACATTGCCCGCCTGTGTTGTTCTTTGAACAAATAGGGGGAAGTTTGGGAACAACACGACCCGTGTCAGGGAACACAGTCAGTTAGTGTTGTCCCCGGGTTTTTACTATGGGCCCAACTTTTTGGGCCAACACGACCAGTGTCACTTGACACCGTCCAACTATGTTGGCCTCAGGTCTTTTGTATGGAGAACTTCCTTTTTACGCATTTCTTGATCTTTTTTCGCTTCAGCTTGATCTGACACTCCCTTGTTACTTGAAAACAACAAAAGCATACTAAAGTACATAAAAGCATAATAAAAAAGGAAAGAAAGCATAATAAACATTCTTGAAGACACACAATAAGCAATATAAATATCAGTTATCATCTAAAGATGTGAAATCTCAAGTAACATCTTATTTTCTTGTTCTAGATTCTCTATTGATACAACTTCTGCATATTGGAAAATCAATGTTAAAAGGTGTAAACATTCTTCATATTTCTTCTTTTATTCTTTAATTTCATCTTACTTCTTTCTTGTTAGTATTAACTCACTAGAAGAAGTAGTAGTTATTATTGTTGCAGGTGCAAGATCtttttgatgttgttgatttTGTTTCATGAAGAGGCATGGTAAATAAACTCGCTCGACCGCCCCTGCCCCAAAATTAACAGAGAAAATTCGATTTAATTGGGGCGGGACGGGGGCGGGGGATGCTAGTATTCGTCCCACACTCACCCCTGCctattaaattaaatttatttccTTCATTTTTAATAGTTTTACTACTCATTTACATTTCTTAATCTTACAATATCATGTTTATTagaatattttttttttttgaaaatataaattaaataaaaatgatCAAGTATATGATTATTCttaaaataatcaattatttAGTTAAATTATTGATTTTTATTGTTATTGAAAAAAATATACATTAAAAAGATACAATGTATACGGGTGGAGGCATGACGAGTATGGTGAAGCTCATTCCTTGATGGGACGGGGGCAGAGGACTAATTATTAACCTTAACCAGGTTTGGGGTTGGATCTGGGTCTGCTTAAACCTTCCCCCGTCCTGTTCCCATGCCTATTTATAAAATATGTTTGTGAAGGTAAAGCAACCAATGAAACTTAAGCATTGTTGTTGATTTGAGTTTGATTTTAGTTCCGAAGAGTTGATGAGTAAGAAAAACATAAACTTGTTGGAAAAATATCATCAACATTGTTCATGAGCTTCACTGACGTATTATTAATATTAAGAGCAGCTAAAATATTACTACTACTGACACTTTATTCtgtgttttttctttttctctatGGAACACAAGAGTTTTATTATGTTAGAAGACGAAGTGTGTTTTCAATAACAAGATCATGGTTTAGATTGTAAAGAAATATCTCTCTAAAGTTGTTAATAAATTGAGGAATATAAACATTGTTTGAAGTATGAATAAAATCTTTCAAAATACTGTCAAACGAGTTGGTTGTAGATGTATATGAATCGTCAATGAAAAGTTCGATATTAACATAAGTTTAAAAAACACAAAGCCACGtcaaattaaaataaatttgagTGGATTGCCACATAAGcataaattaatatttttttgcCAAAATTTAATATAAATGACAAATTTGATTAACAAAATACTTTTTgaagtatttaaaaataatatttattaaataagaaaacaaaatgaaatattaaattaaattaatgGATCTAAAAATCTAAATAACtctaaaaaaaaaatcaattttgaTCACAAATTTATCTCTATCTCTCTCTAATATTATCCGCTCTtattctttttattattttttttatttcatctCTTTTGTTGTATTTGAATGAGAAGGAATAATAGGAGGAAATGATTAAATATGCGGTGACCTTGAAAATCCCCTGTACTCTACCATAATTTCAAAAACCACAAGTATATTATAAAAGTAGAAAAACACGAGataaattatttaaattgagttgGTTTTTAACAATATTTTATTGTTTAAAATGAGAATAAAGACACATAAAATTTACCTTATTCATCCCATTATTTAGATTTATATTCAATTCCTTCACACTTAAGAGATTTTTATTATAATTCAACTTATTACATTTTTCACTAAAATATCTCATAATATAATTGATTTATAACTTAAATTTTTCAACCATAAAAAATTAACAACAACTtaagtttttttttcttctcaAAGAATAAAGTTACAACTTAACCATTTAAAAAAATACAATCAAATAAAATATAAGTATTTGTACTTGCAAACACAATAAAAAGTACAGAATGTAATCACTTAATACTTAGTGTACTTTCTTCCTTTCTTCTTTACCTTTGTTTCTAAAAAATTAACTCACACACAATTTGGGAGTAATTTCCTCCTTGCCCCACTTTTGAAAAAATTGTCCCAATATACCCCattctgaagaaaaaaaatccCAGTCTACCCCCTTTTTTAGTTGGGCCTCGTCATTTGGTTTGACGAGGGGCTGAAGAAATTTTTTTGGCTTGTATGctcgtcacttgaagtgacgagGAGGCATTAAAGGAATTcgttttttatttatttatattttaaatagtatattaaatattaatgtaattattttttaaatattaattctatattaattctatatttcattaaatattaattctatatttaatgataataaggaaattgtgatattattattaaatagtaaataattatatttgaaatagtaaataattatagtttttaattgatttaattatataattgtagttatagtttttaattgatttaattgatataattgtgataattatagtttttaattgatataattgtgataatttttaattgatttaaataaattgtaaataattatagtttttattgataataaaaaaattgtgatattattatttttgaaatattaataataaaaatgattaattgATATAATGAAAGCAAATACATTTTATTGATATAATGGAAGAAATACATTTTATTGATACAATGGAAGCAATACATTTTATCTATAGTGACCGTCTGTTCCACATCTTGTGCCAACTTTTTTTCGTTTTCCCTTGCCCAAGTCTTCTTGTCTTTGTCTTACGGGAGACGGAGATGAGTCGGAAGACAATTCATCAAGGGcgttttgttgttgttgttgacttTGACGTTGCTGTGATGTGTTAGGAGGCATATCCATAACGTCGAGTTCTTGAACGCCAAAAGAAGCCATACTCATTAAATGGTCATCGGTGAGGTCAAAGTTGGGTAGTGAATGTGTGGTTTGTGTGTAGGTTTGGGGTGAGGTGTGTTGGATAGGAGGATAATACACATCATCAGGGTTGTATGTGGGAGTGGGATGTGCGTATGTGGTGTTAGAAGGTTGGGGTTGAGAATGAGGGTTTGAGTATTCGAAGTTGGATTGAGGAATTGGAGTGTATTGTATGGGTGGGCGTAGGttgggttgttgttgatattgttggttgTAAAAGTAGTTTGTTGGAGGGAATGGAGTTTGGGGATTATGGTGTTGGGTTGAGGTGGAATAAAAGGTGTGTTGTTGGGTGGTCTGGATGTGTTGGTATGTTTGTTGAGCTGAGGATGATGGTTGGTTATGTTGTTGTGGGGGTGATGTTGTGTGTTGGGTTGAGGAAGCTACACGTTGACGGGGATCATCCAAAAATTGTGTCGGAGCAACGTGCATAAAAGGAATTGATAAAAACCAATTCATGTATTGTCTACCCGGCTTAGACTCACCAATGACCGAGTTTCCTTGTAACACCAAATGCCTTCTTCTTTTCCATTCTTTCAGCTCTTCTTTATTTAAATCTTGCCAATGCGTGTCCCAAGCTTTGACCATAGTCATGTTATGGTGTTCACTTAGACATCTTGGCGGAGACGGTATTTGTTGTTCAAATCCAAATTGGAGTTTGACTCGATCCGTCTGGTGCATCTCAACGGTATAGAAACATATGATATATGTTGTTGCACTCCAGACTCGGTTGTCATTATAATCAGGCACTGGATATTGTATGTACGACCTCCAAATAAACTGTTAAAAGAAATATAACTATTAGAACGTATAAAATAAATAACtttaatattataattaatattagaatgtatacaataaatttaaataagtttaatattataattaatattagaatgtatataataaatttaaataagttaAATATTATAAATAATCATTCTTACATCTTTTTCTTCCATGTGTTCTATTGCAACACGGTACCCTTGTAAATGATGTCGAGGATTAGTTCGATAATTCATACCTCGTTTGCACCATCTtgcatattaaaaaaaaatacgTTAAAGTGATGTATAAATAATTTGAATAAATTTaaattgcatttaaatgaaaaTCGTTACCTTAATGCATAAGGAAATGATGGAACCTCGTTACTAACTGGGGCTATCAAGGGTATGCGTGTGAATGCCCATACAGTTAGTAATACCACACATCCTCCTATGCTCTTTACTCCTCTATGGGCCGCCTTGCACATATGTCTATATAATGTAGCCAAACAAGCAAAACCCCAACTGTATGAATTACATTTTTCAAGGTCTCCTACTAAAGGTAACCAAGAAGAATGCAACAAATTGTGACTTTTATCTGGCATTAAAAAAGTAGCAATTAAAAGTAAAATATAAATTTTTGCATGTAAAATATTTTCTGCCTCGGACGGGTTAGGGTTATTTTTGAGTTGCGTTAACACTGCTTCTAGCCAAACAATTTTGATAGAAGCCCCATTTTTATCCGAGGCGGTTGGTTGGATTCCCAAATTTTCCATGTAAACGTCATTGGTTACGTTTGTTGGCCCATTGACAGCTTTTCCATGGATTCGGAGACCGAATAACATGCTCACATCCTCTAATGTGATggtacattcaccggttggtAAATGAAATGTATGTGTCTCCGGTCTCCATCTCTCTAACAATGCCACAATGAGTTTAGAGTCTACTTTTAGACTTGTAATTTTTGCCACATTCGCAAAACCTGCTAGCTCCAAGTACGGTATTATAACCGCACTTGGTTGAATATATGAATGCGAATGAACCCGAAAATTTCCATCTTGctgaaattaaaataaataacagTAATGAATATTTGGTCTAATAAAGAACGGAAATAAAAAACGATAATAAAAATGAATATTTGAATGAGACTTACGTATTCGGCGATGTTTGCCGCCGTCCCACGGTGTGATTCGCCCATCCATAGGAAAGACATCTTGAAAGGAAGTGTAGAAATTGAAGAGAGTAAATATTTGAAGAGGGTAAGAATGTGTGAAATAGAAATTGTAGGTAGATGATGAGTAAGAAGTGTAGAAGTATTGAATATTTATAGTGgtaaaattataataaaaaacTTTGGTAAAATTTTGAATAGGGTTTTGGATTAGACTCTTGCATGGCATGTAATGCATGCAAAAAAAATTGTAAGTATTCCCTGCAACGTTAGATTCCCACGCTGAAGGGAAAAATCAATGCCAATTTCCTGCACCAATGGCTCGTCACTTTGATTGACGAGTTGTACCTACTTCTTCATCCCCTCGTCAAATGGAATGACGAGTGCAAGCGTTCTCTTTGTTGCCTCGTCAAATGGAATGGCGAGGGCTTTATGCCTAGGGTTTTGGCTCGTCACTCCAAGTGACGAGGTATCACATGCAATTTTCAGCACGCGTTTCCCTTTCTCTCTATTGAATATTTATGTGATTTGGATTTTGTTTTATTATGCTTACCAAATCAAATTGATATTTCCTATAAATACTACTACTACCTCATTTACATTCACCAAACCAAATCCTCATATATATTCACACCAACTAAAATTCTCATTTATAATCACACCAACTCAAATCCTCATTTTACACATCCATGGCTCAAAGAAATTTAATTGTTTCTATCCATTCCGAAGGATCACTTTTCACAGATGAAAGTGAGGGATTCTCATTTTGCAATACGAATGTAACTATGTTCAAAATCCACATCAACTCCGACTATCATCATTTAAAAGACCGTATTGAAAAGAAGTTGCAATGTTATGTTGAAGACATCATTTACCGTCAACCCTTATTTAATGGAGATGATAATACCGTCTTTCACATAATGACACCAATTAAGACCGACGAAGATGTCAGGTCGATGTTTCAATGTCATGTAACATTATCTCAATTACCCAGCATTGAGATATATGTTTGTCTAGTCGATAATCTTGAAGAACAACCGAGTGACAATGTTGAGGAACAACCGTCTCACAACGAAAATCACTGTTATCCAACGCAATCTGTACAGTCACACGACTATGGAATGAGTCAAGCCATTGACGAAGAGCCGACTCAAAATAATGAACCTTTCATACCAAATGAAGAGGTGGGAGAGAATAGTGAGGATGATCTTGAGGAGGTTCGATTTGAAGATCTATTCGGTGTTAGCGATGACGATGACAATGAGGACATATTCGACACACCGGCCGTTGCACTAAGAGCGCAAACAATTAGTTTGTACAACCCACCTGCGCACATGCAAAACATAAGTTTGGATGATGCTGAACCAATCTCTGTTTTCGGCAGTTTCATACCAACTCACAACTTTGACGAAATAGAGGAGGGCATAGAGTATGAAGATAAGGAAGAGTGTCTTCTGGCGTTGCAACAATGGCATATAAAACGTAGTCTAGATTTTTCTGTGGTTAAATCTGACAGTGTACGTTTTGTCATCAAATGTAGAAATTCAACATGCAATTTCAAATGCAGGGTCTCTTTGCGCAAGGGCAACTCAAGGTGGAGAGTTGGTAAGTCTAGTGGGCCTCATACGTGCACAACCACTTCCATGTCACAAGACCATACAAAACCCAGTTCAGAAATGATTAGCAAGAGCATAATGGAGCTTGTAAATCGGGACGCTTCTCTTAAGGTGAAGGTTATCATTGCTCATGTTGTTGAGAAATACCGGTATATCATATCATACAAAAAGGCATGGATTGCAAAGTGTAAGGCGGTTGAGTCGCTCTATGGAAATTGGGAGACATCTTACAACGATCTTCCGCAGTGGATACTTGTAATGAAAACATATCTATCAGGTACCATTATAGAATTACAAACCCTACCTGTGATTTCAAATGATGGTTCATACTTGGGTGACCAAAGGATATTTCATCGTCTGTTTTGGGCGTTTAGACCATGTATATGTGGCTTCGCGTATTGTAAACCAATTGTGCAGGTTGATGGAACTTGGTTGCATGGCAAGTACAGAGGGACTCTGCTGATGGCTGTGGCACAGGATGGGAACGGGAACATATTTCCGATAGCGTTCGCATTGGTTGAAAGTGAGACAAAGGAAGCCtggagtttctttcttaagaaTTTGAGAATGCATGTTACCCCCCAAGCAAATCTATGCCTAATATCAGACAGGCATGAATCAATAAAGAGTGCATACAACAACCCAGAAAATGGATGGCAGTTTCCTCCTTCATCACACGTCTATTGCATCAGACATATCGCGCAAAACTTCATGCGGGAGATTAAAGACAAGGATCTGCGGAAAATAGTTGTTAACATGGGTTATGCGTTAACAGAGGCAACGTTTAACTACTATCGGGGGGAAATCCGAAGAACAAACAACGACGCTTTATCATGGATAGACAACATCCCTCGCGAGAAGTGggcaagggcatttgacggagggCAACGCTGAGGTCACATGACAACTAACCTAGCAGAAGCAATGAATGCGGTGTTGAAAGAAACCCGAAACCTTCCAATCACTGCATTGGTCAAATCTACGTATTATCGTTTAGGATCACTATTTGGTAGAAGAGGCCATCCGTGGACAAAAATGTTAGCCTCTGGGCAGGTTTTCACTGATAACTGCAACAAGGGGATGGCTGAGGAAGTCATCAAAGCTAACACGCATAACGTCATGCAGTTCGACCGAGAGAGATTTTATTTCATG containing:
- the LOC127084723 gene encoding probable L-type lectin-domain containing receptor kinase S.7 — translated: MSQSSSPSSMSQTTTLITLLFFFLFPTTLSQNTTFNFPSFTLRNITLLGDSFLHDGVVGLTRSTTVPASTSGTLLYNNPISHIPNSSFSFSTNFTFSITNSNPNPPSSSPNHFSFFLNSTTPFISLDFHTNNNQISLYFNTSVQKTIDFNLTSENLITSWIDYNGFNTNFTVFLSYANSTFSKPEKPVLSVGFDLSEYFKDVEFLYVGFLGSALGSTELQQIMNWSFESSQFLDINQTQDKNSSFHHVGYENEDIPASNSTKKSHGKRFVIGLCVAIVGPSFFFLLLFVLGFFSYRKWSSLRKVNKSKNSMGCPTEFGYKELKFATKGFHGSRIIGNGSFGTVYKALFVSSGTVAAVKRSRHSHEGKTEFLSELSIIAGLRHKNLVQLLGWCVEKNELLLVYEFMVNGSLDKLLYREAIECGVLLSWVQRFNIVVGLASVLAYLHQECEQRVIHRDIKTANILLDGNLNPRLGDFGLAKLMDHDKSPVSTLTAGTMGYLAPEYLQYGKATDKTDVFSFGVVVLEVACGRRPIDKEGQEMVNLVDFVWGLYAKGKIIEAVDKRLNGEFDEVEMEKMLLLGLSCANPNSDERPSMRRVLQILNNEGVPLVVPKVKPCLSFSSGLLLTLDEIVSDFDERFCSNQNSCKIQIEPSS
- the LOC127080733 gene encoding uncharacterized protein LOC127080733, whose protein sequence is MAQRNLIVSIHSEGSLFTDESEGFSFCNTNVTMFKIHINSDYHHLKDRIEKKLQCYVEDIIYRQPLFNGDDNTVFHIMTPIKTDEDVRSMFQCHVTLSQLPSIEIYVCLVDNLEEQPSDNVEEQPSHNENHCYPTQSVQSHDYGMSQAIDEEPTQNNEPFIPNEEVGENSEDDLEEVRFEDLFGVSDDDDNEDIFDTPAVALRAQTISLYNPPAHMQNISLDDAEPISVFGSFIPTHNFDEIEEGIEYEDKEECLLALQQWHIKRSLDFSVVKSDSVRFVIKCRNSTCNFKCRVSLRKGNSRWRVGKSSGPHTCTTTSMSQDHTKPSSEMISKSIMELVNRDASLKVKVIIAHVVEKYRYIISYKKAWIAKCKAVESLYGNWETSYNDLPQWILVMKTYLSGTIIELQTLPVISNDGSYLGDQRIFHRLFWAFRPCICGFAYCKPIVQVDGTWLHGKYRGTLLMAVAQDGNGNIFPIAFALVESETKEAWSFFLKNLRMHVTPQANLCLISDRHESIKSAYNNPENGWQFPPSSHVYCIRHIAQNFMREIKDKDLRKIVVNMGYALTEATFNYYRGEIRRTNNDALSWIDNIPREKWARAFDGGQR